A DNA window from Allokutzneria albata contains the following coding sequences:
- a CDS encoding ABC transporter ATP-binding protein — protein sequence MIRTLLRLIPVAERNHLRRHVSLTIASVLLRAAGVVVLVPLVAALFGPEPADALPWLGVLAAVTAAGWGVDAMVARLGFEIGFALLDHAQHDVADRLTRVRLSWLDSETTPTARQAIAATGPDLVGLVGYLLTPLLGAVLLPIAIAVALLPIAWPLGVAALGGVPVLLGALWLSGRLTRSADRTASAANSALTERIVEFARTQQALRAARRVEPARSHAGAAVAAQHGATMRLLRMQIPGQLVFSLATQLALILFAGTTTMLSLNDWLTAPEAVALIVVIARYLEPFSALADLAPGIETAATTLGRIRAVLTAPTESGGPNVHTGHIPPRIRFENVSHRYTTEDVLTGIDLTLEPGTTTAIVGPSGSGKSTVLALLAGLHRPTGGQILVDDTDITELSADLVSVVFQQPYLFEGTIRDNILAGQTNPDPQRFAEVVALARVEELVEREHTLVGEAGAALSGGERQRVSIARALMKPAPVLLVDEATSALDTENETAVVRALSADSVPRTRVIVTHRVGGVRHVDRVIFLEDGRIVEDGTVAGLLALDGRFADFWRHQLDSADWRISS from the coding sequence GTGATCCGCACTCTGCTTCGGCTGATCCCGGTCGCTGAGCGAAATCACTTGCGGCGCCACGTCAGTCTCACGATCGCGTCCGTGCTGCTGCGCGCGGCCGGAGTCGTGGTGCTCGTTCCGCTCGTCGCCGCGTTGTTCGGCCCGGAGCCCGCTGACGCGCTTCCGTGGCTGGGCGTTCTCGCCGCCGTCACCGCGGCTGGGTGGGGCGTGGACGCGATGGTGGCCCGGCTGGGCTTCGAGATCGGGTTCGCCTTGCTCGACCACGCCCAGCACGATGTCGCCGACCGGCTCACCCGGGTGCGTCTGTCCTGGTTGGACAGTGAGACGACACCAACGGCTCGTCAGGCGATCGCCGCGACCGGGCCGGATCTCGTCGGACTGGTCGGATACCTGCTCACTCCGCTGCTCGGAGCCGTGCTTCTCCCGATCGCCATCGCGGTGGCGCTGCTGCCGATCGCTTGGCCGCTGGGCGTTGCCGCACTCGGTGGGGTTCCTGTGTTGCTCGGGGCGTTGTGGTTGTCCGGCCGCCTCACGCGGAGCGCTGATCGGACGGCTTCGGCGGCCAACAGCGCGCTGACGGAGCGGATCGTCGAGTTCGCCCGTACTCAGCAGGCCCTGCGTGCGGCCCGGCGGGTGGAGCCCGCCCGAAGCCACGCGGGTGCGGCGGTGGCGGCTCAGCACGGTGCGACCATGCGGCTGCTGCGCATGCAGATCCCCGGCCAGTTGGTGTTCAGCCTCGCCACTCAGCTCGCCCTGATCCTGTTCGCGGGCACCACGACCATGCTGAGCCTGAACGACTGGCTGACCGCGCCCGAGGCGGTGGCGCTGATCGTCGTCATCGCCCGGTATCTGGAGCCGTTCAGCGCGCTGGCCGACTTGGCGCCCGGCATCGAGACGGCGGCGACGACCCTCGGGCGGATTCGCGCAGTGCTCACGGCTCCGACGGAGTCCGGGGGGCCGAATGTCCACACAGGGCACATTCCGCCGCGGATCCGCTTCGAGAACGTCAGTCACCGCTACACGACCGAGGACGTTCTCACCGGCATCGACCTCACGCTGGAGCCCGGCACCACCACCGCGATCGTCGGACCGTCCGGCTCTGGCAAGAGCACCGTGCTCGCCCTGCTCGCGGGGCTGCACCGGCCCACCGGCGGGCAGATTCTCGTCGACGACACCGACATCACCGAGCTGTCCGCGGACCTGGTGAGCGTCGTCTTCCAACAGCCTTACCTGTTCGAGGGCACCATCCGGGACAACATCCTTGCGGGACAAACGAACCCGGACCCGCAGCGGTTCGCCGAAGTCGTTGCACTCGCCCGCGTCGAAGAGCTGGTCGAGCGGGAGCACACGCTCGTTGGTGAGGCGGGCGCCGCGTTGTCCGGCGGCGAACGCCAACGCGTGTCCATCGCACGCGCCTTGATGAAACCCGCTCCCGTGCTCCTGGTCGACGAAGCCACGAGCGCGCTGGACACCGAGAACGAGACGGCCGTTGTCCGGGCGCTCAGCGCGGACTCGGTGCCGCGAACGCGGGTGATCGTCACACACCGAGTCGGCGGTGTTCGACACGTCGACCGCGTGATCTTCCTCGAAGACGGGAGGATCGTCGAGGACGGCACGGTGGCCGGGCTTTTGGCTCTGGACGGTCGTTTCGCGGATTTCTGGCGGCATCAGCTCGACAGCGCGGACTGGCGGATCAGCTCGTGA
- a CDS encoding LysE family translocator, with amino-acid sequence MPVDPHLLALFTLTTMVAMLTPGPDMLFVLGCGIKGGPRAGLFATAGVAVSEAVHVALAAVGLAALFEAAPTAFTVVRIAGAIYLIYLGVQMIRHRGAGTADVEESGGGMTARKAFLNGLFTNLINPKMVTFTIAFLPQFISPQLGNVWLQFAILGAVLIALEFLVDGTVGVLAGRIGGWLRRRRSAKRRIDVATGGIFIGLGVRLAAD; translated from the coding sequence GTGCCGGTTGACCCACACCTCCTCGCGCTGTTCACGCTGACGACGATGGTCGCGATGCTCACTCCCGGGCCGGACATGCTGTTCGTGCTGGGCTGCGGCATCAAGGGCGGCCCCCGCGCCGGGCTGTTCGCCACCGCCGGGGTGGCGGTGAGCGAGGCCGTGCACGTCGCGCTCGCGGCGGTCGGCCTCGCCGCGCTGTTCGAAGCCGCGCCGACCGCGTTCACCGTGGTGCGGATCGCGGGCGCGATCTACCTGATCTACCTCGGTGTGCAGATGATCCGGCACCGCGGGGCCGGCACCGCCGACGTCGAGGAGTCCGGCGGCGGGATGACCGCGCGCAAGGCGTTCCTGAACGGGCTGTTCACCAACCTGATCAACCCGAAGATGGTCACCTTCACCATCGCCTTCCTGCCGCAGTTCATCAGCCCGCAGCTGGGCAACGTCTGGCTTCAGTTCGCCATCCTGGGCGCGGTGCTGATCGCGCTGGAGTTCCTGGTCGACGGCACGGTCGGGGTGCTCGCCGGGCGGATCGGCGGCTGGCTGCGGCGGCGCCGCTCGGCCAAGCGCCGCATCGACGTCGCCACCGGTGGGATCTTCATCGGCCTCGGCGTCCGCCTGGCCGCCGACTGA
- a CDS encoding alpha/beta fold hydrolase, producing the protein MTHTQGESEWVPTPDGRRLHAMVLPGPESAAEAPTVVFEAGSAASRSSWSRVQPGVARHARAIVYDRSGLGRSPSDPNGRTLARMADDLNAVLDHFGPGPFVLAGHSAGGPITRLAAATRPERIAGLVLVDPTDEAADVLFSSGFRRAERLTIATGAVLARLGLLRVTFRPLLRGIPDDVRRDLEREAFHPGVVRTQREQARTFLDELATWRGEAPDLGAIPLTVISGALRGGGFTASTRVEAIEAHARRAAASPRGRHVIAAESGHYVPVTEPQVIIEEITALVNPARGC; encoded by the coding sequence GTGACGCACACGCAGGGGGAGTCGGAGTGGGTTCCCACGCCCGACGGACGACGGCTGCACGCGATGGTGCTGCCCGGCCCGGAGAGCGCCGCAGAGGCGCCGACTGTGGTGTTCGAGGCCGGTTCCGCCGCGTCCCGCTCGTCGTGGTCCCGGGTCCAGCCCGGTGTCGCTCGGCACGCTCGCGCGATCGTCTACGACCGTTCCGGGCTCGGCCGGAGCCCGTCCGATCCGAACGGCCGCACGCTCGCGCGCATGGCCGACGATCTCAACGCCGTGCTCGACCACTTCGGCCCGGGGCCGTTCGTCCTGGCCGGGCACAGCGCGGGCGGGCCCATCACCCGGCTGGCCGCCGCAACGCGGCCCGAGCGGATCGCCGGCCTGGTCCTGGTCGACCCGACCGACGAAGCCGCCGATGTCCTGTTCAGCAGCGGTTTCCGCCGTGCCGAGCGGCTGACCATCGCAACCGGGGCCGTGCTCGCACGCCTCGGCCTGCTCCGGGTCACCTTCCGTCCGCTACTGCGGGGCATTCCCGACGACGTCCGCCGGGACCTCGAACGCGAGGCGTTCCATCCGGGAGTGGTGCGCACGCAGCGGGAGCAGGCTCGCACGTTCCTCGACGAGCTGGCCACGTGGCGCGGCGAAGCGCCGGACCTGGGCGCCATCCCGCTCACGGTCATCTCCGGTGCGCTCCGGGGCGGCGGGTTCACCGCTTCCACGCGCGTGGAAGCGATCGAGGCCCACGCCCGTCGCGCGGCCGCATCACCACGTGGTCGTCACGTGATCGCCGCGGAGTCCGGGCACTACGTCCCGGTCACGGAACCGCAGGTGATCATCGAGGAGATCACCGCGCTGGTGAACCCGGCCCGCGGGTGCTGA
- a CDS encoding ABC transporter ATP-binding protein/permease, protein MARGFQGAVMRGFGARDHEATVLGTEQLAPHFLRIRFSAPTLFEDVIAGPAAWLRFWFPDPDGGPTEHQRGYTITEADQNAGTFAIDVVLHTPAGPASHWARTARPGMTVAVMSLGSTVFEVAEERPAGYLLIGDAASIPAINGILEVVPDDVPVELYLEEHVAEDRLIPLRTHPRARVHWVPRRDATTLAAAIEARDWSDWSAWIATEAGTFKHVRTRLRDSFGFPKAEVHGRAYWYHGRAMGSLRSNKDSAEPTPPPVQEKPVRGAWRAQASGRLLAPLRRTLIAAGVLQAVVTLVRLAPFVLLAELARHVLAGESDLWGIGIAALVLLGTGMLLESALLLWLHAVDARFARELRQRLLGKLARLPLGWFTARGSGAITNLVQGDTLSLHYLVTHAVPDAVAAIVAPLAVLGYLFVVDWRLALVLLVPILVYLVTMSVMVVQSGPKTRQARQWAERMAGEAGAYLEGQPVIRVFGGATASTFRRRLDEYIGFLGAWQRPFTGKKTLLDFAARPATFLLLITGVGTLLVLGGTDPGVLLPFLVLGTTFGARLLGVGYGLAGLREGMLAARRIQVALDEPELTTREDSSSGVPGTVELDRVGFAYRPGVPVLHHVSLTLRPGTVTALVGPSGSGKSTLAALVARFHDVSSGSIRIGGRDIRSLTADELYTRVGFVLQDAQLVHGTVRENIALAVPDATDEQVRAAARDVQIHDRISRLPQGYDTVLGPGVQLSGGERQRLTIARALLADTPVLVLDEATAFADPESEYLVQQALNRLTAGRTVLVIAHRLHTITNADRIVVLDHGRIAETGTHEELLAAEGRYSDLWRAGGVKEEVR, encoded by the coding sequence ATGGCACGTGGCTTCCAAGGCGCCGTGATGCGCGGGTTCGGCGCGCGGGACCACGAGGCGACCGTGCTGGGCACCGAACAGCTCGCGCCGCACTTCCTCCGGATCAGGTTCTCCGCGCCGACGCTGTTCGAGGACGTCATCGCCGGGCCCGCGGCGTGGTTGCGGTTCTGGTTCCCCGATCCCGACGGCGGACCGACCGAGCACCAACGCGGATACACGATCACCGAGGCCGACCAGAACGCCGGGACGTTCGCCATCGACGTTGTGCTGCACACCCCGGCCGGGCCCGCTTCGCACTGGGCGCGGACGGCGCGGCCGGGGATGACGGTCGCGGTGATGTCGTTGGGCTCCACGGTGTTCGAGGTCGCGGAGGAACGCCCGGCCGGGTACCTGCTCATCGGCGACGCGGCATCGATCCCCGCCATCAACGGGATTCTGGAAGTCGTCCCGGACGACGTGCCTGTAGAGCTGTATCTGGAAGAGCACGTCGCGGAGGACAGGCTGATCCCGCTGCGCACGCATCCCCGCGCGCGAGTGCACTGGGTACCGCGCCGGGACGCGACGACGTTGGCGGCCGCGATCGAGGCCAGGGACTGGTCGGACTGGAGCGCGTGGATCGCCACAGAGGCGGGCACGTTTAAGCACGTGCGCACGCGGTTACGTGACTCGTTCGGCTTCCCGAAGGCGGAGGTGCACGGCCGCGCCTACTGGTACCACGGCAGAGCTATGGGCTCTCTTCGGTCCAATAAGGACAGTGCTGAGCCGACACCGCCGCCGGTTCAGGAAAAGCCGGTAAGGGGAGCGTGGCGCGCGCAGGCGTCCGGCCGGTTGCTCGCACCCTTGCGCCGGACCCTGATCGCAGCCGGAGTTCTGCAGGCCGTCGTCACGCTCGTGCGCTTGGCACCGTTCGTGCTTCTGGCGGAGCTGGCCCGGCATGTGCTCGCGGGCGAGTCCGATCTGTGGGGTATCGGGATCGCCGCCCTGGTGTTGCTGGGAACGGGAATGCTGCTGGAGTCGGCGCTTCTGCTGTGGCTGCACGCGGTCGACGCCCGCTTCGCGCGCGAGCTGAGACAGCGGCTGCTGGGCAAGCTGGCGCGGCTGCCGTTGGGCTGGTTCACCGCACGTGGCTCGGGTGCGATCACGAATCTGGTCCAGGGTGACACGTTGTCGCTGCACTACTTGGTCACGCACGCAGTGCCGGACGCTGTCGCGGCGATCGTCGCGCCGCTCGCTGTCCTGGGCTACCTGTTCGTCGTCGACTGGCGGCTCGCACTCGTGCTGCTGGTGCCGATCCTCGTCTACCTCGTGACGATGTCGGTCATGGTTGTGCAGTCGGGCCCGAAGACCAGGCAGGCGCGGCAGTGGGCCGAGCGGATGGCGGGGGAGGCGGGCGCCTACCTGGAGGGCCAGCCGGTGATCCGGGTGTTCGGGGGCGCGACGGCCTCGACTTTCCGCCGTCGCCTCGACGAGTACATCGGGTTCCTCGGAGCGTGGCAGCGGCCCTTCACCGGCAAGAAGACCCTGCTCGACTTCGCCGCCCGCCCGGCGACGTTCCTGCTGTTGATCACCGGGGTGGGCACGCTGCTCGTGCTCGGGGGAACCGATCCTGGCGTGCTGCTGCCATTCCTGGTGCTGGGCACCACGTTCGGCGCGCGCCTGCTCGGTGTCGGCTACGGGCTCGCCGGGCTCCGCGAAGGAATGCTCGCCGCACGGCGCATCCAGGTCGCGCTCGACGAGCCGGAGCTGACCACGCGCGAGGACAGCAGCTCCGGCGTTCCGGGAACGGTCGAGCTGGACCGGGTCGGGTTCGCTTATCGGCCTGGGGTTCCGGTGCTCCACCACGTGTCCTTGACCCTGCGGCCCGGCACGGTGACGGCGCTGGTTGGTCCATCCGGCTCGGGCAAGTCGACGCTCGCGGCGTTGGTCGCGCGCTTCCACGACGTGAGTTCCGGGAGCATTCGGATCGGTGGTCGCGACATCCGCTCCCTGACCGCCGATGAGCTGTACACCCGAGTCGGTTTCGTGCTTCAAGACGCCCAGCTCGTGCACGGCACCGTGCGCGAGAACATCGCGCTCGCCGTGCCTGACGCCACCGACGAACAGGTGCGCGCGGCCGCCCGCGATGTGCAGATCCACGACCGGATTTCCCGCCTGCCCCAGGGATACGACACGGTGCTCGGCCCCGGAGTCCAGCTCTCGGGTGGCGAGCGGCAACGGCTCACCATCGCCCGCGCGCTGCTGGCCGACACGCCGGTCCTTGTCCTCGACGAAGCCACGGCGTTCGCCGACCCGGAGTCGGAGTACCTCGTGCAACAGGCGCTGAACCGGCTCACCGCGGGGCGGACCGTGCTCGTCATCGCCCATCGCCTGCACACCATCACGAACGCCGACCGGATCGTGGTGCTCGACCACGGCCGCATCGCCGAGACCGGCACCCACGAAGAACTGCTCGCGGCCGAAGGCCGGTACAGCGACTTGTGGCGGGCCGGGGGAGTCAAGGAGGAAGTCCGGTGA